GCTCCTTCCAAGGACCAGACTCTGCTTTTTCCAGATGCAGGTACCTGACAGATAAAATCCTGCTGCCTTGAATGCGCTGCGGAAATTTAATCCTTCCGTGTCGGCGTGGAATACATAGATAGATGCGTCCTGCTCCATACTCGCTTCCATATTTACAAAAGCGGCAAAGAGGAATTGATAAAACTTTTTATCCTCCATGTGGTCATTCTGAATGCTCCCAGCAGTTCCCTCATAATTCACATTGTAAGGAGGATCAGTTACCACCAGATTTGCCTTCTTCCCATCCATCAGCAAATCATACGTTTCCGGCAGAGTGGAATTACCGCATACCAGCCTATGCCTGCCAAGCTGCCACACATCTCCCTGCTTTGCCACTGCCGGTTTCTGCAGCTCCGCATCCACATCAAAGTCATCTTCGGTGATATTTTTGTCATGGACCGTATTAAAAAGCTGTTCAATCTCCGGCGGTTCAAATCCGGTGAACGCCACATCGAAATCGGATTCCTGCAAATCCCGAATCAAGTCTGCCAGCAGTTCCTTATTCCATTCACCCGTAATTTTATTCAGGGCAATATTGAGTGCTTTCTCCTTGGTCTTATCAATCTCCACCACGATACAGTCAATTTCCTCATACCCCAAATCGGATAAAACCGTAACCCGCTGATGACCGCCAATGATGGTCAGGTCAGAATTAACAATGACCGGCTCCACATACCCAAACTCCTCGATGGAACGTTTGATTTTTTCATATTCCTTATCCCCTAGCTTTAGCTTCTTCCTCGGATTATAAGAAGCAGGTACCAGGTTCTTGATTTTAATTCTCTGAAACTCCATTCTCTTCTCCCCTCCAGAACCTGTATTTGATGTAGCAGTTGTGACAGCAGTATTTCCGTTTTCGGTTTCCATAGGAAATAAACTCCCTGTCACAGTGCGCACAGGTCATTGTGTATAATGCGGTATCCTTTTGCTCAGAAATCTCCGGGTGTACCCTCCACCATCTTCTCCGGCAGGTTTCCGAACAGAACTTCTTCGGACGCCCGGTGGCAGACTGCTCTATTTCCTTTCCACAGTACAAGCAGGCTTTGCCCTGGGAAATCTGTTCCGATACATTCTTTTCCAAAGCTGCTGCGTATCCAGCCATTCCTTGGCTCCTGCAGTAATTTCGGACAATGTCACGGGACAGCCCTGCCTCCGTGGCAATCCTCCGGTAGCCTAAACCTTTCAGTCTCAGTTCCCGGATTATGGTTTCCTGCACCTCTGTCATTTCCTTTCGCACCTCCTTACAGAAAAAACCGGGAAAAGCAGATAATTTCTGTCTTTTCTCGGCTTAAAAACATGGATTTCCGGTACTTTTTGGCAAAATCCCCTCTAAGCAATTCAGCGAAAATCATATATTTATGTACAATAAGGCACCTATTATCCTATCCCCCCTGACGGTTTCTGCGAAAATTCCCGTCATGGGGGGCGGCGGTTTCCAGGGGGCGGGGTTCTGGAGATTCGGACTCCCCCTCCCCTTCTTCTCTCCCACAAATTCACAACCTGAACAATTATAACGGATAATATTTGTCTACGTTTCACTCCCAAATTAACTGGATAATTTGTTGTTTTTGATTTACTATGGCTCTACCAAAAGAAAGAAGGAGGAAATACTTTATGAAAACAAAGCAAATGAAAGTTCTTTATGCCAGCCGTTCAAACTCCAAAAGATATACTGGCGGTAATACTTATACCTGCACGCCAAAGATATCTATGGAAGGAAAGTGGCTGGAGGAATTGGGATTCCATATCGGGGACGCAATCCAGGTATTCTATGAGGACAACTGCATCCGCATCGCTCCCGCCATGGTATGTGAAGAACAGGCACAGTACGAAGCAGAGCCGGATAGATGAAAAAGAAGAGATAACATTCAGAACTGAAAGTTCCCTTCTCATATCTCATTTCAAACACCCTGCCCTTTTCACCTTTTCCCGGTCCAAGATACTGCAAAAACAAAAAAACATTCAGATGAGAAGCCCTGGGAACCTCCCAAGGCTTCTCTCTGTCAGTATTTGTATTCCTGATAACGGTCTTCCGTCATCGTCTTTCTGTCATGGCAATTCTTACACAGTGCCTGCCAGTTGGACTCATCCCAGAACAATTCTTCCTTTCCACGGTGCGGAATAATATGGTCCACAACGGTGGCTTTCACCAGCTTCCCACGTTCCCGGCACCGGACACACAGCGGATGTTCTTTCAGATACCTGCGCCTGGCTTTCCGCCAGCGTCCGTTATAGCCCCTCTCTGATGCTCCGGCACGCTCTGTCTGATACAGATAGCTGTGTTCTTCACAATAGGCTGACTCTGTCAGGTTCGGACATCCCGGATACCTGCAGGGCTTCTTCGGCTTTCTCGGCATCTGAATTCACTCCTTCCGTATGTAGTGGCAGGGTGAAAGGATAAGTCCCTGCCAGTGCAACGGCATGAAAAAAAGCCTCATGGAATTAAATCCACAAGACTCTTTACATTTCTTCGCAGCTTAATCATAGCACAGGATCCGGTAAACTTTCAATCAACTCATTGTCTACACTTAGTCTACCCATTCAGCTTAACAAATAGGAATCTGTCTGCTGCCCCCGCAGTTCATAAATCCGGTTCAGTTCCTCCACGGCTTTCTTCCTGTACTTTCCAACCATGGCATGGCTTACATTGTATTTTATCATTAGCTCCTGCCAGCTTGCCTGTTCTATAATCATATCCCATATAATCTCAGGCAGACGACCACTCAGTTGGCGAATAGCATATTCCAGGAAATCCATTTCTTCTTTTATCTGTTTATAACGTCCCAGTAAAAAATCAAACCACTCATCATCCAACCTTTCCTTTACCTGTCTGTAAACCATGGCGGTCATTCCTGTTTTATCGGAAGTACCGCTGGTTTGTACACGCTCACCCTGTGGTTTTGAAAAACACATGCTCTCGATAACGTCCTCATATCGAATTCCCTGGAATCTGCCCAACTCAAATTCTAACAAGATCAGGTTACGTTTCCACTCCCGGTATTCTTTAAAGATTCTTTCCACATCCATCCCGGATACCTCCAATCCTGACCTTTACCGCATCCACCAGTGCGGACTGCCCGGTATTTTTTCTCTCTAAAGAAGCAAACACCTGCTCATCCATGGTACCTTTCGCTATCAGGTGATGAATCACCACCGTTTCTTGTTGTCCCTGTCTCCAAAGTCTGGCATTCATCTGCTGATACAGTTCCAACGACCAGGTCAGCCCGAACCAGATCAGCGTAGAACCTCCTGCCTGCAGGTTCAGCCCATGCCCGGCAGATGCCGGATGAATCATAGCAAGTGGTATCTCACCGTTGTTCCATTTCTTAAAATCCTGTGTGGTGTCCAGTTCCACTGCCTGAAACCGTTCCTTTATCCGCTGCTTATCATGCTTATACCAATACGCCATCAGCACCGGCTTCCCATTTGCCGCTTCCAGTAAATCTTCCAGAACGTCCAGCTTTCGATCATGGATATGCCGCATGTCCCCGTTTTCATCATAAACTGCTCCGTTTGCCATTTGTAACAATTTGTTAGAAAGCCCTGCCGCATTGACTGCATCCACATCCCCGGCTTCAAAAGGAAGAAGCATCTCCTTTTCCAGTTTCCGGTACAGGTCATATTCTTTCTTACTCAGATTCACCTCCACCCGGTTATAAACACACTCCGGCATTTTTAGATAATCGATAGCCTTCATACTGATAGCGATGTCGGAAATCAACCCATAGATTTGTTCCTCTGCTCCATCTTTTAACTTATAGGAATATACCATATCCCGGCTCCGCCTATCCGGCAGAAAGAACCGCTCCCGGTATGCCCCGATAAACCTTCCAAGTCTCTGCCCCATGTCCAGAATACCAATTTCCGCCCAAAGGTCAATCAGACCGTTTGGAGCGGGAGTTCCGGTCAAGCCCACAATCCGGTGTGCCTTCGCCCTTACTTTTCTGAGAGCTTTGAACCGCTTTGCCTTGTTGGATTTGAAGGAGGACAGCTCATCGATAATAATCATATCAAAATCCCAGTTGCCCTGCCCTACCAGCCATTCAACATTCTCCCGGTTGATCACATACACATTCGCCTTCCGGCTTAATGCCGCTTTTCTCTCTTTCTCCGAGCCAAGAATAGGAGAAAACATCAATCCATTTAAATGATCCCACTTCTCATACTCCCCAGGCCAGGTATCCCTTGCCACACGCAAAGGTGCAATTACGAGAACCCGCCTGACTTCAAAGTAATCCAACAGCAGCTCCCAAAGGGCGGTCAGTGTGACCACAGTTTTCCCTAACCCCATGTCTAAAAGAAGCAGGCTCACCGGATGCTCGATGATGAATTCCTTTGCGTAATCCTGATATTCATGTGGATTGTATTTCATCCAGTACACCTCCAATCATCTCAGTTCTGTCTATGCAGTAAACCGGAAAGCCCAGGGCTTCCAGTTGTGTTCTCCTTTTCTCCTGCAGAGGACTTAGCTTTTTTCCGGGAGCCTTCAGCTCCACAAAAGCACATCTCCCGCCCGGCAGAAGCACCAGACGGTCCGGCACCCCAGCAAAACCCGGAGAGGTGAATTTCACAGCCCTGCCACCACGCTTTTTTGCCTGCCGTTGCAGAGCCATCTCTATCTGTCTTTCTTCTGCCATAATTTTCAGCCTCCCTTCCAAATGTTCTGCTGCCAGTTTGCTGTTCTTATGTGTATATAACGAAAACACGCATTTGCACTACATTTGCACTACATTTTCCTCTATCCTTTTTTCGTTTCATAAATATAAGGTGGTATCAGCAACAACAGCAACATATACCCGCTAACGCTCATCATTACTGGCTTTACGCTGTTGCTCCTCTGATTCATTTAAGGCAACTATCTCGGCAACAGCAACTGTTTTCTTTGTTGCCCACCCGGCTAATTGTTGCCTTTTGCTGCCGTAACACTCTCCTCTCGGCAATATCCTCTAACTACACCATAAATGGGAAACCGGATTTTTGCATCCGACTTTCTCCAGCCATCTATATTTGCCATAATTGCCGTAATCTCATTGGCATCCTGGCGTTTGAGATTCGAGCGTTCTTTTCCAAAGCACTCACACCATATTTCCATATTACACACACGCTCTCGCTTTTTCAGACCTCTTTCCAGCTGTTCGCCGAACTCAGTACCATTCACATAATTCCGGCGGTCATAAAGTTCCATGCTCTCCCAGTTCTCCGGCAGCAGCTTTTCTAGGTATTCCTTCACAATGCCTTCCCGCTCGTCAACCTCCATGGCAATCTTCTGCTCCTTGATTGCCATCTGTTCCACCGCTTTATCCAGACACAAGGATTCCCCTGCTTTGTAATATGACAATGCCTCAGCCCAAATCTGGTGGACGTCCTCCTCGGTCAGTTCCCAGGATGACTTCGCTGCATCACCGGGTATTTTCACCGGCCAGAACCTCCGGTTACCTGCGGTATCCCGAAGATATCCGTTCTCCGCATTTGTTGTTCCAATAAAGATACACTGCCTTGGATGCGGCGTTGCCCTGCGTCCAAAGGATGCACGGTAAATGTCAATCTGCCTGGAAAGGAACCCACGAAGTGTTTCAATCTCCGTTTTCTTCAGACCGGCCAACTCTCCGATTTCCAAAATCCAATAACCCTGCAGTTTTTCCGCAGCGGTCTTATCCCTAGTGTCATTTAATAGCAAAGAGTCATTGAACCATTCCCCGCTCAGCTTCTCAATCAGCGTAGACTTTCCTTTCCCCTGCGGACCGTTCAGTACCAGCATGGTGTCAAATTTACGTCCTGGATTCATCACTCTGGCTATCGCTCCGCATAATGTCTTTCTGGTCACCGCACGCACATAGGCATTGTCAACCGCACCCAGATAATCCACTAAGAGAGTATCTACCCTGGGTATTTTATCCCATTCCGGCAGGGAGCTTAAGAATTCCCTGACCGGATGATAGGATCGGTCATCCACCACCTTCGTCACAGCAATGTCATAGTTCCTGGCAGAGAAATTCCCATAGTTTAAATCTACATAGGAAACAAGCTGGGAATCATCCGCATCCCTCCAGAACTTTCCCGGATGTTCCCAAGGCACCTCCCCTTTAATCTCCATACCATCACTAAACTGGTTAAACACAATGGACTTCAGTTTTTCATCATGGTTCAAAATCATCAGGAGATTTTTCAGGTTGTTGACAAGCACGCCCTGGCGGTTGTATTCCAGTCCCAGCCTCCAATCTTTTTCCGCAGCAAACTCTCTTTTTACTGCCTGTTCTTTTTCTTCCAGTAGTTCCAGTTTTACCTTGTCATCAGATACGGCGAACTCGCTCATAGCTTTGAAGGACGGCAGCTTACTGCTCTCCGAATCCTCATCCGCCTTTTTATCCAGTTCCCCGAATTTATGAATCCGAACCATGTCAAAGGCATTCATAAGCTGACCGCAGGCCGGATCCGTGGCATGATGGGAATAGGCGAACTTTCCCGCATAGATTACAACACCTGCTTGGGAATCCGCCGAGACGTAGTCATACCGTCCCGGTATCTCGCTTGTAGTATAGATGTCGGAAAGAAAGGCTTCGATGGCATATTCAATGGAGTACGCCCGGCAGAATGCCCCGATGGTTCCTTCCTTAGTAAGAGGATCCGCCTGCTTTTTCATTTCCCGCTGTACAATGGTCTGCTGACGGCTGCTCACTGGCCACTGGGAAGAATCATGCCAATTCTCATATTTCTGCAGAACAGTATCCGGATTCAGAATCTCACCTTCAATCACCCGGAATATGAACTCTCCATCTGCGGAAGTGCTTGGCCAGTACATCAGCCGGAAAGGTTCATAGGTGGTATCATCAAATAACTCCATACCGATTTCTTCAGCCATTTTCCTTGCCACTGCCTGGTACTCATCCGGTGTGACATTCCTGGAAAGCGGAATCACCAGCCGGAACCTTGGTTTCTCCAGGGTATGTTTATGTGTGGAGTATAAGTAACAGTGAAAATCATGAAATAGTTCAAGCTGGACTGCAATATCTTCGGAAGCATAATCCATATCCAAAGTCAGCCCGGAACGGAACACCACACAATCCTTCTTCCTCCGGCCGCCCTTCAGCTTCCCAAGCACAAAACCGCCCACATCTTTGATATCATCCTGCCTTGCCCTGGACAGTTTCCTATACCGCTCTACTGTTTCCGAGGTTCGGATAGTTGTGGCAATCCGTTTCCTGAATTCCTCCAGTTCCATATCCATGCCATTCCACTTTTTGTCTTTCCTGGAATTACCCACTGAGACATACAATTTCATTTTCCCAGCCTCCTCAATCTTTTTTATAAAAACTACACTCATAACCGTCCGCCCGGAGTGGCAGACCATCTGCCCATACTGGCGGTACTGCCATAAGCCTGCACAGTTCTTCCACGGAGCCGCTTCCTTCCGGTGCTTCTGCTATGATCTCATCATGACAGTGCATGATAATTTCATACCCTGCTTTATCCACCCTCAGCATAGCTTCCGCCAATAAATCCCTGGCAGTCCCCTGCACGATGTTCTCAACCAGCTTCGGTCCATAGGTTTCTATCCGGCACCATTTCTTGCTCCCGCCGATTCCCTCATAGGTCAGTCCTCTCCGGTCAAACTGATTCATTTCCATTCTGGGTTTTACATAGGACAGCTTCCTGCCCGAAGGAAGAATGACAAAAAGAATCCCGCTACGGTATTCAAACGCAATCCTTCCTGCCTGCGTCCTCTTTTTCTCGGTGGCTGCCTGGATTGCAGCCTTATCCACCTCCCACCAGAATTGTGTGATATGGGGATTGGCTTTTCTCCAGGTTGAAACCAGGGATGAAAGTTCTTCTTCCTTAATCCCCATGTCCAGCGCTCCCATGGAGATAAGCGCACCTGCGGCTCCACCGTAACCAAGAGCCAGCTCCGAAATTTTCCCTTTCTGACGCAATGGGGAGCCTTTCGTAACCTCCTCCATCGGCACATGAAACATGGCGGAAGCGGATGCCTCGTAAATCTTGCCATGCGAGGCAAACACTTCCAGTCTCCACTGCTCCCCCGACAGCCATGCCAGCACTCTGGCTTCAATAGCAGAAAAGTCCGCTACCAGATACCGACAGCCCTCCTTTGGAATAAAAGCGGTGCGGATAAGTTCTGACAGCACATTTGGTATAGACTCATATAAGAGCTCCACCTCTTCAAACCGCCCATTCTTCACCATCTTCCTTGCAAGTTTCAAATCAGGGAGATGATTCTGAGGGAGATTCTGTACCTGCACCAACCGCCCAGCCCAACGGCCGGTACGGTTCGCACCGTAAAACTGCAATAACCCATGTACCCTTCCGTCTGAACATACGCTGCGCTCGATAGCTTCATACTTTTTCACTGAGGTCTTTGCCATCAGAAGCCGTAGTTTCAGCAATTCCTGCACTTCCCCTTCGGACTCCTGAATCAGTTCCTTGACCGCCTTTTTCGCCAGGCTTTCCACCTCCACTCCCTGCTCATTCAGCCATTCCTTCATCTGTGCAACGGAATTGGGATTTTTCATTCCGGTCAATTCATATGCCCGATTCGTCACCAACTCCTTATGGAGCAAATCCCCGGATACTGCCTGCCTCACCAGTTCCCTGTCCACCAGAACACCCCGGTCATTGATTTTCTGATCCAGACGATAAAGTTCCATCTCACGTTCAGGAATAGGAAAGTTTTTCAGTTTATTCCTGATTGCGTATTCTACATCCACATCCCGGATACAGTAGGTTTTGAATAATTCCCACTTCTCCGGTGCATGGATTGGAAGATTTCTGGTTCTGTCCCCATTACTTTTCTTTGGCTTGCAGGGAATGCAAAAATAGCGGATTAAATCACTGCCCTCTTTTAGCTTCTGCCTTTCCAGCCCCAGTAGCGCCCCAACGTCCTCTAAAGACCGGGGAAGGGCAAGCAGTGCCGCCTGAACCGCACTGCAGTGCCAGAAATACGGCGACAAACGGACTCCGAAATAATTACTTAGACAAGTCCGCTCAAAGTTGGCATTAAAAGCAGTTTTTACTACAGCAGCATCAAACACCGCTGCCTTTACTTCCTCCGGCAGCTCCTCCCCCTGAGCCAAATCTACAATCCTGGTGTCTTCATCATCAAATTTATAAGCAAACAAAAGGACTTCAAATGCAGGGCTGTCCGCATACGCATAAGCTCCGCATTTTATCAAGTCCACATCGGAATAAGTCTCTATATCAATCGCCAGTGTCCGTTTCATCTGCATCACTTCCTTTCCTGGTTCTCCCTATGTAACCGGGCGGATACTCCGTCCACCCGGTACCATTTATCCAAGAAAATCTCCCTCTTCCACAGCTTCAAAGTCATCTTCCGCATTCGTTCTGCCGCCAAGAGGTTCTCCGTCCTTTAACTTCTGGATATTCCCAAGACCTGCGGCAATGCCGCGGTTTCCATTATTGTTGAATCCATAGAAGTTGACGGAAATCCTGCCGTAACAGCCGGAGTACACCTCGGACTGGTCTAGGATTGGCTGCACGTTCTTATCGACCACCTGGGGAGCCTGTCTGGAATTGGCATTGAAGAAATAGCTGTCTGCATAAGCTTCATCCTCTAGACGGTCAATGTTACCGTCACGCAAAGGCAGTTTCAAATTGGCAGGAATCTTCCCTCCCCACTTGGAAAGGGAATCCTTCGTTGCCTGCTCAATGGCTATTTTGATTTTCTCAATGGTTTCCGTATCCGATTTCGGAATAATGGCTGATACGGAATACTTCGGTTCCCCGCCATCTACTGCATTCGCCTCCCAGCAATGCAGATAAGAAAATCTGCAAGGTACGATTACTTTTGTGATTGGTGCATTTTTATTCTCAACGTTCATATGGTTTACTCCTCCTTAAAATCCGCTTCTGCGGCTGCTGTTTCCACCGGCTGTCTTTTGTCCGACTCCGGTGCCAGTGTAAGCTTGCCCTGTGGCTTATACACAAATTTTCCAAGTATCTGGACAAACTTCTTTTTCCCCATCAGCTTTTCCATCTCCGTAATACCAATGAGTGCCTGTTTATAAATATCTGTATACCCGGCTGCCTTTGCAGCTTCCGCTGCTTCCTCATCACTGCTGTACTTCCGGTTGCTCCTGCCCTCCACCAGCTTGAACCCATTCCAGTGTTTTCCATGGGTGATTGCCTCATCCTGGGCATAGGCATAGATATCTGCCGCCCATTTGGCAAGCTCATCTGCTTTTTTCAGTACTTCTGCAATTTCTTCATCGGTTAGCAGGGGTGGCTGGCGAAATTCCATTTGCGCCAGTTCCAGGAAGTTCTCCGCCCTGGCCCTGCACTGATTCCTTGCTTTGCAAAACCTGCACCAGGAACCGGAGACAAATTCGCCCTGTCCTTCCTTTGCCAGTGCTGCTCTTGGAATCAGGTATTCTTCTGCCCATTTTTTCAAACCAGCCACCGTAATCTCCCAGGTACTGACAGATTCCAAACGGGGCTGATGAATAGTAAGGCTGACTCTTTCAATATCATAAATGGCATCGAATAGCTCCAATGCCCCCAACGCATACAGCATCATCTGGGGATTTTCCTCCGCTTCCACGGCAATGCCTTTTCCATACTTTAAATCAATGATGAACAAGGTTCCGTCCGCCACAATCACTAAATCCCCAGTACCAAACCCTTCTGGTACATACCGGGAAAAGTCCAGATGCTGTTCAATAAGAATGACGGGGGCCTTGCAGGACTGTTTCGCCTTCTCAATCTGTTCCATGGCAAAGGAAACATATTCATCTGTACAGTCTTCCATCTCATCACAGTCATAATCAGATACCGGACGCCTGGAACGTTTCTTAAGCAGACGTTTCAGCTTATGCTCCGCCAGAGCATGGGCGGCGGTTCCTTCTTCCGCATAAATACTTCCTCCGTCCTCTGGGAACTGTTGCTCCAGCCTTGCAGACGGAGTACAGTTCAGCCATCGTCTGGAAGAAGATGCGGATAGCAAAGCATGCTGTCCCATTACAA
The nucleotide sequence above comes from Lacrimispora sp. BS-2. Encoded proteins:
- a CDS encoding VRR-NUC domain-containing protein; this translates as MAEERQIEMALQRQAKKRGGRAVKFTSPGFAGVPDRLVLLPGGRCAFVELKAPGKKLSPLQEKRRTQLEALGFPVYCIDRTEMIGGVLDEIQST
- a CDS encoding DNA polymerase codes for the protein MKRTLAIDIETYSDVDLIKCGAYAYADSPAFEVLLFAYKFDDEDTRIVDLAQGEELPEEVKAAVFDAAVVKTAFNANFERTCLSNYFGVRLSPYFWHCSAVQAALLALPRSLEDVGALLGLERQKLKEGSDLIRYFCIPCKPKKSNGDRTRNLPIHAPEKWELFKTYCIRDVDVEYAIRNKLKNFPIPEREMELYRLDQKINDRGVLVDRELVRQAVSGDLLHKELVTNRAYELTGMKNPNSVAQMKEWLNEQGVEVESLAKKAVKELIQESEGEVQELLKLRLLMAKTSVKKYEAIERSVCSDGRVHGLLQFYGANRTGRWAGRLVQVQNLPQNHLPDLKLARKMVKNGRFEEVELLYESIPNVLSELIRTAFIPKEGCRYLVADFSAIEARVLAWLSGEQWRLEVFASHGKIYEASASAMFHVPMEEVTKGSPLRQKGKISELALGYGGAAGALISMGALDMGIKEEELSSLVSTWRKANPHITQFWWEVDKAAIQAATEKKRTQAGRIAFEYRSGILFVILPSGRKLSYVKPRMEMNQFDRRGLTYEGIGGSKKWCRIETYGPKLVENIVQGTARDLLAEAMLRVDKAGYEIIMHCHDEIIAEAPEGSGSVEELCRLMAVPPVWADGLPLRADGYECSFYKKD
- a CDS encoding site-specific DNA-methyltransferase; this translates as MEFQRIKIKNLVPASYNPRKKLKLGDKEYEKIKRSIEEFGYVEPVIVNSDLTIIGGHQRVTVLSDLGYEEIDCIVVEIDKTKEKALNIALNKITGEWNKELLADLIRDLQESDFDVAFTGFEPPEIEQLFNTVHDKNITEDDFDVDAELQKPAVAKQGDVWQLGRHRLVCGNSTLPETYDLLMDGKKANLVVTDPPYNVNYEGTAGSIQNDHMEDKKFYQFLFAAFVNMEASMEQDASIYVFHADTEGLNFRSAFKAAGFYLSGTCIWKKQSLVLGRSPYQWQHEPVLFGWKKGGKHNWYSDRKQTTIWEFDRPKQSKDHPTMKPVGLVAYPIQNSCMSNCIILDPFGGSGSTLVACEQTNRICYMAELDEKFVDVIVSRYVEQVGSAEQVFVIRSGQKIKYEELKREGGADEAVDLP
- a CDS encoding RNA polymerase subunit sigma-70 yields the protein MTEVQETIIRELRLKGLGYRRIATEAGLSRDIVRNYCRSQGMAGYAAALEKNVSEQISQGKACLYCGKEIEQSATGRPKKFCSETCRRRWWRVHPEISEQKDTALYTMTCAHCDREFISYGNRKRKYCCHNCYIKYRFWRGEENGVSEN
- a CDS encoding DUF2815 family protein, whose product is MNVENKNAPITKVIVPCRFSYLHCWEANAVDGGEPKYSVSAIIPKSDTETIEKIKIAIEQATKDSLSKWGGKIPANLKLPLRDGNIDRLEDEAYADSYFFNANSRQAPQVVDKNVQPILDQSEVYSGCYGRISVNFYGFNNNGNRGIAAGLGNIQKLKDGEPLGGRTNAEDDFEAVEEGDFLG
- a CDS encoding DUF2800 domain-containing protein, yielding MGQHALLSASSSRRWLNCTPSARLEQQFPEDGGSIYAEEGTAAHALAEHKLKRLLKKRSRRPVSDYDCDEMEDCTDEYVSFAMEQIEKAKQSCKAPVILIEQHLDFSRYVPEGFGTGDLVIVADGTLFIIDLKYGKGIAVEAEENPQMMLYALGALELFDAIYDIERVSLTIHQPRLESVSTWEITVAGLKKWAEEYLIPRAALAKEGQGEFVSGSWCRFCKARNQCRARAENFLELAQMEFRQPPLLTDEEIAEVLKKADELAKWAADIYAYAQDEAITHGKHWNGFKLVEGRSNRKYSSDEEAAEAAKAAGYTDIYKQALIGITEMEKLMGKKKFVQILGKFVYKPQGKLTLAPESDKRQPVETAAAEADFKEE
- a CDS encoding SymE family type I addiction module toxin, encoding MKTKQMKVLYASRSNSKRYTGGNTYTCTPKISMEGKWLEELGFHIGDAIQVFYEDNCIRIAPAMVCEEQAQYEAEPDR
- a CDS encoding HNH endonuclease signature motif containing protein; protein product: MPRKPKKPCRYPGCPNLTESAYCEEHSYLYQTERAGASERGYNGRWRKARRRYLKEHPLCVRCRERGKLVKATVVDHIIPHRGKEELFWDESNWQALCKNCHDRKTMTEDRYQEYKY
- a CDS encoding DEAD/DEAH box helicase, with translation MKYNPHEYQDYAKEFIIEHPVSLLLLDMGLGKTVVTLTALWELLLDYFEVRRVLVIAPLRVARDTWPGEYEKWDHLNGLMFSPILGSEKERKAALSRKANVYVINRENVEWLVGQGNWDFDMIIIDELSSFKSNKAKRFKALRKVRAKAHRIVGLTGTPAPNGLIDLWAEIGILDMGQRLGRFIGAYRERFFLPDRRSRDMVYSYKLKDGAEEQIYGLISDIAISMKAIDYLKMPECVYNRVEVNLSKKEYDLYRKLEKEMLLPFEAGDVDAVNAAGLSNKLLQMANGAVYDENGDMRHIHDRKLDVLEDLLEAANGKPVLMAYWYKHDKQRIKERFQAVELDTTQDFKKWNNGEIPLAMIHPASAGHGLNLQAGGSTLIWFGLTWSLELYQQMNARLWRQGQQETVVIHHLIAKGTMDEQVFASLERKNTGQSALVDAVKVRIGGIRDGCGKNL
- a CDS encoding virulence-associated E family protein translates to MKLYVSVGNSRKDKKWNGMDMELEEFRKRIATTIRTSETVERYRKLSRARQDDIKDVGGFVLGKLKGGRRKKDCVVFRSGLTLDMDYASEDIAVQLELFHDFHCYLYSTHKHTLEKPRFRLVIPLSRNVTPDEYQAVARKMAEEIGMELFDDTTYEPFRLMYWPSTSADGEFIFRVIEGEILNPDTVLQKYENWHDSSQWPVSSRQQTIVQREMKKQADPLTKEGTIGAFCRAYSIEYAIEAFLSDIYTTSEIPGRYDYVSADSQAGVVIYAGKFAYSHHATDPACGQLMNAFDMVRIHKFGELDKKADEDSESSKLPSFKAMSEFAVSDDKVKLELLEEKEQAVKREFAAEKDWRLGLEYNRQGVLVNNLKNLLMILNHDEKLKSIVFNQFSDGMEIKGEVPWEHPGKFWRDADDSQLVSYVDLNYGNFSARNYDIAVTKVVDDRSYHPVREFLSSLPEWDKIPRVDTLLVDYLGAVDNAYVRAVTRKTLCGAIARVMNPGRKFDTMLVLNGPQGKGKSTLIEKLSGEWFNDSLLLNDTRDKTAAEKLQGYWILEIGELAGLKKTEIETLRGFLSRQIDIYRASFGRRATPHPRQCIFIGTTNAENGYLRDTAGNRRFWPVKIPGDAAKSSWELTEEDVHQIWAEALSYYKAGESLCLDKAVEQMAIKEQKIAMEVDEREGIVKEYLEKLLPENWESMELYDRRNYVNGTEFGEQLERGLKKRERVCNMEIWCECFGKERSNLKRQDANEITAIMANIDGWRKSDAKIRFPIYGVVRGYCREESVTAAKGNN